The following proteins are co-located in the Acropora palmata chromosome 11, jaAcrPala1.3, whole genome shotgun sequence genome:
- the LOC141897785 gene encoding uncharacterized protein LOC141897785, translating into MINSAMKMLSLLLVILFANVHPRPLVEITATQVAQIPIGPSTPPLVVDTELPGCTYNRQWYPAGSEIGKKADGYGGCHGVYCDGDGKLITWNAWKCDTTTQATRIKAIATTSPHYDGCFVNGEWYPPRSDITRGSDGNGWCYGTYCGEDGQLVAWDDWDCGMTLTAASSTQNPSSTPSPQPIHAGCFQDGEWYPPGSEISNGRDGNGWCYGSICSDDSQIVEWNNWNCESKKQTPPTTLGPTTVPGLIQTTTKSSTTPELETTTIPVPLGCLQNGAWYEPGSEISRESDGEGWCHGISCNSDGKLVAWDDWNCQKTDNFTPEESQEQGCYYENEWHPYGSVFEGSDRRGCKYGAICEMDGKVTRWNEIHCEPTD; encoded by the coding sequence ATGATCAATTCAGCAATGAAAATGCTCTCTCTATTGTTGGTGATTCTGTTTGCAAACGTTCATCCACGTCCTCTGGTTGAGATAACTGCAACTCAAGTGGCGCAGATCCCCATTGGTCCTTCAACTCCGCCTCTTGTGGTGGACACAGAACTTCCGGGATGTACTTATAATAGACAATGGTACCCAGCAGGGAGTGAGATTGGTAAAAAAGCAGACGGTTATGGTGGATGCCATGGTGTGTATTGCGATGGAGATGGGAAGTTAATAACGTGGAATGCCTGGAAGTGTGATACCACGACACAAGCGACTCGCATCAAGGCAATAGCAACTACCAGTCCACATTACGATGGATGTTTCGTAAATGGTGAATGGTATCCTCCCAGGAGTGATATTACCCGGGGATCTGACGGAAATGGTTGGTGCTATGGTACATATTGTGGGGAAGATGGGCAATTAGTGGCATGGGATGACTGGGACTGTGGTATGACCCTGACAGCCGCTTCGTCAACTCAAAACCCATCTAGTACTCCATCTCCCCAACCTATACATGCTGGATGTTTCCAAGATGGTGAATGGTATCCACCAGGAAGTGAGATCAGCAACGGAAGAGATGGTAATGGTTGGTGTTACGGTAGCATTTGTTCAGATGACAGCCAGATTGTGGAATGGAACAACTGGAATTGTGagtcaaagaaacaaactccTCCAACTACTTTGGGCCCTACAACTGTCCCAGGATTAATTCAGACCACCACGAAAAGCTCTACAACTCCTGAACTGGAAACAACTACAATCCCTGTGCCGCTGGGCTGCCTTCAAAATGGTGCTTGGTATGAACCAGGCAGTGAGATAAGCAGAGAATCAGATGGGGAAGGGTGGTGTCATGGAATATCTTGTAATTCCGATGGGAAGCTTGTGGCTTGGGATGACTGGAACTGTCAAAAAACAGACAATTTCACACCAGAGGAATCTCAAGAACAAGGATGTTACTATGAAAACGAATGGCATCCTTATGGAAGCGTTTTTGAGGGCTCTGATAGAAGAGGGTGCAAGTATGGAGCCATTTGTGAAATGGATGGTAAAGTCACACGTTGGAATGAAATTCATTGCGAACCAACCGATTAG
- the LOC141859070 gene encoding uncharacterized protein LOC141859070 yields the protein MAIAGSRNLLKLRRSQSLGPVGLRGIIEVISTNVTCFPAMRVVPPALVILGVRHAYQPKSKQQKKDNIVPSHRIGVTQSWDSQHTGSLKGSYWASERLLDDVMIRKFVQGVMHGFVQSEVVIKRKANRISLVFLSDDDDDDDDIAAQKNKGSPRCTEAQILGARNISEREQLGAFHALARELRLHDREHFFRFLRMSLERFEHLLTVVGPLLTKKSCRSRQTISAAERLMVTLRFLATGDSQQSQSFLFRIDLFG from the exons ATGGCTATAGCTGGCAGCCGTAATCTGTTAAAATTACGCAGGTCTCAG AGCTTGGGTCCCGTTGGTTTAAGAGGAATTATTGAAGTCATTTCAACAAATGTGACATGTTTCCCTGCAATGAGAGTGGTGCCTCCAGCATTAGTGATTCTTGGAGTAAGGCATGCATACCAGCCTAAAAgtaaacaacagaaaaaagacaacattgTGCCAAGCCACAGGATTGGTGTTACTCAATCATGGGATTCACAACACACAG GGAGCCTAAAAGGAAGCTACTGGGCATCAGAAAGATTATTGGATGATGTAATGATTCGTAAGTTTGTGCAAGGTGTTATGCATGGCTTTGTACAGTCTGAAGTGGTCATCAAACGTAAAGCAAACCGCATCAGCCTGGTGTTCCTG agcgatgatgatgatgatgatgacgatattGCGGCGCAGAAGAACAAGGGAAGCCCCAGATGCACGGAAGCACAGATTCTGGGTGCGAGAAATATATCAGAAAGAGAACAGTTAGGTGCTTTTCATGCGCTGGCTCGAGAACTTCGGCTTCACGACCGAGAGCACTTCTTCAG ATTCTTGAGAATGTCTCTAGAACGTTTTGAGCATTTGTTGACTGTCGTTGGCCCTCTCTTGACCAAGAAGTCATGCCGATCAAGACAAACTATTTCAGCAGCGGAAAGGCTAATGGTCACACTGAGGTTCTTGGCAACAGGAGACTCTCAGCAGTCGCAGTCATTTTTGTTTCGAATAGAcctattcggctaa